A region of Chitinophaga horti DNA encodes the following proteins:
- a CDS encoding DUF3127 domain-containing protein, which produces MSFEITGKLVVKYNTMQRSETFKTREFVIEKSDDINGRIITNYIKFQAVQDRTAIVDRFNEGETVKVYFNIRGTRWEKDGKVNYITNLDAWRMEAMMQDAAGGGDRMPDYNAPQAPSFNGGAAGGDDLPF; this is translated from the coding sequence ATGAGTTTTGAAATTACCGGAAAGCTGGTTGTAAAGTATAATACGATGCAACGCAGCGAAACGTTTAAGACGAGAGAATTTGTGATCGAGAAATCCGATGACATCAATGGCCGTATCATCACCAACTATATAAAGTTCCAGGCAGTTCAGGACAGAACAGCAATAGTTGACCGTTTTAACGAAGGCGAAACTGTAAAAGTATACTTTAACATCAGGGGTACCCGGTGGGAAAAAGACGGTAAAGTGAACTACATCACCAACCTCGACGCATGGCGCATGGAAGCAATGATGCAGGACGCAGCCGGTGGCGGCGATCGTATGCCGGACTACAACGCTCCGCAGGCACCTTCCTTTAATGGTGGCGCTGCAGGTGGCGACGACCTTCCTTTCTAA
- a CDS encoding ABC transporter ATP-binding protein: protein MNLLDIQHLKKHYATHKAVDDISFSIPQGSIFGLLGPNGAGKTTLLRMITGIFYPDEGQILFDGRKFDPGNDIRHIGYMPEERGLYKKMKVGEQVKYLGRLKGLSEKEVKEKIDYWFTKFEITSWYNKKIEELSKGMSQKVQFISTILHEPKLLILDEPFSGLDPINSKLIQDEIFELSRKGTTIIFSTHRMEQVEEICDHIVLVNKGKKVLDGPVKQIKQDFKKHEYKVGVGQMPNPAQMATYHFTIVKQHDHAYTVKINEDSKTNDILSHFIRHDIPITYFEELLPTINEVFIQQVSVTGETVQQ from the coding sequence ATGAACCTACTCGACATCCAGCACCTGAAAAAGCACTACGCTACGCACAAAGCGGTCGACGACATCAGCTTTTCCATTCCGCAGGGCAGCATATTTGGATTACTAGGCCCCAACGGCGCCGGTAAAACCACGCTACTACGCATGATTACCGGCATTTTTTACCCGGATGAAGGACAAATCCTTTTCGACGGCAGAAAGTTTGATCCGGGCAATGACATCCGCCACATCGGTTATATGCCGGAGGAACGCGGCCTGTACAAAAAGATGAAGGTAGGCGAACAGGTGAAATACCTCGGCCGCCTCAAAGGCCTGTCCGAAAAGGAAGTAAAGGAAAAGATCGATTATTGGTTTACGAAGTTTGAGATCACTTCCTGGTATAATAAAAAGATAGAAGAACTAAGTAAGGGCATGAGCCAGAAGGTACAGTTCATCTCCACCATCCTGCACGAACCCAAATTGCTGATCCTGGACGAACCTTTCTCCGGCTTAGATCCCATCAACTCAAAACTGATACAGGACGAGATCTTTGAACTGAGCCGCAAAGGAACAACGATCATCTTTTCCACACACCGCATGGAGCAGGTAGAGGAAATTTGCGACCATATCGTATTGGTAAATAAAGGAAAGAAGGTTCTCGACGGACCGGTAAAGCAGATCAAACAAGACTTTAAGAAGCATGAATATAAGGTGGGAGTGGGACAAATGCCCAACCCGGCGCAAATGGCGACTTATCACTTTACGATCGTGAAGCAGCACGACCATGCTTACACGGTAAAGATCAATGAAGACAGTAAAACGAACGACATCCTCTCCCACTTCATCCGGCACGACATTCCGATTACTTACTTCGAAGAGCTGCTTCCTACGATCAATGAAGTATTTATTCAACAAGTAAGTGTTACCGGCGAAACTGTCCAACAATAA
- a CDS encoding RNA ligase family protein — MAISQKYGRTYHYPFSPGTTSDDRISHDYWPLISNIPQLVHTEKLDGENNCLSKLGVFARSHAAPTTSPWTESLRRYWQLIKHDLGNLEVFLENLYAVHSLEYTQLEHHFYVFAIREQDQWLSWEETKFYAAMLNLPTVPEIKVLPTPSNRTVFEQEVLSVVSGPGTFAPNDAATGKPATMEGLVTRNTASYPVTAFAENVFKYVRKGHVQTDEHWTRHWKRARLLNEGGTHVDTHQR, encoded by the coding sequence ATGGCTATCTCTCAAAAATATGGCCGCACGTACCACTACCCGTTTTCGCCTGGCACCACCAGCGACGACCGGATAAGTCACGACTATTGGCCACTGATCAGCAACATACCACAGCTGGTACATACCGAAAAACTCGACGGCGAAAACAACTGCCTGTCCAAACTCGGCGTGTTCGCCCGCTCGCATGCAGCACCCACCACTTCGCCGTGGACGGAAAGCCTGCGCCGTTACTGGCAGCTCATCAAACATGACCTTGGCAACCTCGAGGTTTTTCTCGAAAACCTGTATGCCGTGCACTCGCTCGAATACACGCAGCTGGAGCATCACTTTTACGTGTTTGCCATCCGCGAGCAGGACCAATGGCTGAGCTGGGAAGAAACGAAATTTTATGCGGCGATGCTCAACCTGCCTACCGTGCCAGAAATTAAAGTGCTGCCAACGCCCTCGAATCGCACGGTATTTGAGCAGGAGGTACTGTCTGTCGTAAGCGGCCCCGGCACCTTTGCACCAAATGATGCAGCTACCGGCAAACCGGCCACGATGGAAGGATTGGTAACACGTAACACTGCCAGTTACCCGGTAACGGCATTCGCTGAAAATGTATTTAAATACGTGCGCAAAGGCCACGTACAAACCGATGAACACTGGACGCGCCACTGGAAACGCGCCAGGTTATTAAATGAAGGAGGTACCCATGTGGACACTCACCAACGATAA
- a CDS encoding HD domain-containing protein, whose translation MWTLTNDKEWSQLEAQFSWVNDMQYVPQDAVHHAEGNVAIHTRMVLEALQQQDAWQQLAAQEQEVLWAAALLHDVEKRSTTVTEEDGHISAKGHARKGATTARQLLYHDIPTPFAIREMIYGLVRHHSLPLWLLERRDPLKELVSASLEVNTQWLAMLARADVIGRICHDKTDLLYRVDCFEEFAKNIIAGATPGRLQTTTPVSITCTMPIRTWIMCPSNNPPCR comes from the coding sequence ATGTGGACACTCACCAACGATAAAGAATGGTCTCAGCTGGAAGCGCAATTCAGCTGGGTCAATGATATGCAATACGTGCCGCAGGACGCGGTGCATCATGCGGAAGGCAACGTCGCCATTCACACCCGCATGGTGTTGGAAGCGTTACAACAACAGGACGCCTGGCAACAACTTGCTGCCCAGGAACAGGAAGTGCTTTGGGCCGCCGCTTTACTACACGATGTAGAAAAACGCAGCACAACGGTAACGGAAGAAGATGGACACATTTCCGCCAAAGGTCACGCCCGTAAAGGCGCTACGACGGCCAGGCAGCTGTTGTACCATGATATTCCAACGCCTTTCGCCATCCGCGAAATGATTTACGGATTAGTGCGACATCACAGCCTGCCCTTATGGCTGCTCGAACGCCGCGATCCGCTGAAAGAACTGGTGAGCGCCAGCCTGGAAGTAAACACGCAATGGCTGGCCATGCTGGCACGGGCGGATGTGATAGGCCGCATCTGCCACGATAAAACCGACCTGCTTTACCGGGTGGACTGCTTCGAAGAGTTTGCAAAGAACATCATTGCTGGGGCCACACCCGGGCGTTTGCAAACAACAACGCCCGTTTCCATTA
- the dnaA gene encoding chromosomal replication initiator protein DnaA, with product MNKTCEQVWERCLNIIRDIVEWQPFKTWFEPIKPIKLENNVLTIQVPSQFFYEYLEEHYVGLLGKTIKRELGKEARLEYRIVVENGTPHQHPKTVNMPTQFSKPQKDSEVDFPLTIQNPVKNPFVIPGIKRVQIDSQLNPNYTFEMFIEGDSNRVARRAGKTVSDKPGGTSFNPLVIYGGVGLGKTHLAQAIGNEVKRQAPNKAVLYVSAEKFINQFIDHSKNNIINDFIHFYQLIDVLIVDDIQFFARAEKSQDAFFAIFNHLHQSGKQLILTSDKPPKDLDGVQERLLSRFRWGLSADIQLPDFETRMEILEMKMRNDGLEMPKEVIKYVAYNIQSNVRELEGALISLLAQSSLNRKEIDLELAKRVLKSFVKTSSKEITIESIQKMVCEYFDVPYDKLLQKTRKREIVQARQITMYLAKSFTKNSLKTIGEHFGGRDHTTVIHSCQTVKDLMDTDNTFRDSVVELQQKVQLAAM from the coding sequence ATGAATAAAACTTGCGAACAAGTTTGGGAAAGGTGTCTGAATATAATCAGGGATATAGTGGAGTGGCAGCCGTTTAAAACATGGTTTGAACCGATAAAACCTATCAAGCTTGAAAACAATGTTTTAACCATTCAGGTACCAAGTCAGTTTTTTTACGAATACCTCGAAGAGCACTATGTAGGTTTGTTAGGGAAAACAATTAAGCGGGAATTAGGGAAAGAGGCGAGACTGGAGTATCGCATCGTTGTGGAGAATGGAACACCCCACCAGCATCCCAAAACAGTGAACATGCCAACGCAGTTCTCCAAACCACAAAAGGACAGCGAAGTAGATTTTCCGCTGACGATCCAGAATCCGGTTAAAAATCCATTTGTCATCCCTGGTATTAAGAGGGTACAGATCGATTCACAACTGAATCCAAACTACACTTTCGAAATGTTCATCGAAGGTGACTCTAACCGTGTTGCCCGCCGTGCTGGTAAAACAGTGAGCGACAAGCCGGGTGGTACCTCTTTTAATCCACTGGTAATATATGGTGGCGTAGGTTTAGGTAAAACACACCTTGCACAGGCGATCGGTAACGAGGTAAAGCGTCAGGCCCCCAATAAGGCGGTGCTGTACGTGAGCGCAGAAAAGTTTATCAACCAGTTCATCGATCACTCGAAGAACAATATTATCAATGACTTCATTCACTTCTACCAGCTCATTGATGTGCTGATCGTAGATGACATCCAGTTTTTTGCCCGTGCAGAGAAATCACAGGATGCGTTTTTCGCCATCTTTAACCACCTGCATCAATCCGGCAAACAACTGATCCTTACTTCCGACAAACCGCCTAAAGATCTCGACGGCGTGCAGGAGCGTTTGCTCAGCCGCTTCCGTTGGGGGCTAAGCGCCGACATTCAACTGCCCGACTTCGAAACACGTATGGAAATCCTCGAGATGAAAATGCGCAACGACGGACTGGAAATGCCGAAGGAAGTAATTAAATACGTAGCCTATAATATCCAGAGCAACGTTCGTGAACTGGAAGGTGCATTGATCTCCCTGCTGGCACAATCGTCATTGAACCGTAAGGAGATTGACCTGGAGCTGGCTAAGCGCGTACTGAAGTCTTTCGTAAAAACATCTTCCAAAGAAATTACCATCGAGAGTATTCAGAAAATGGTATGCGAATACTTTGATGTGCCTTACGACAAACTGCTGCAGAAAACGCGCAAACGTGAGATTGTACAGGCTCGTCAGATTACGATGTACCTCGCAAAATCATTTACAAAGAACTCGCTTAAAACGATCGGAGAGCACTTTGGCGGCCGCGATCACACCACCGTAATTCACTCTTGTCAGACAGTGAAAGATTTGATGGATACCGATAATACATTTAGAGACAGCGTTGTTGAATTGCAGCAAAAAGTGCAGCTGGCGGCCATGTAG
- a CDS encoding NAD(P)/FAD-dependent oxidoreductase, with translation MIQQVSLKVLPAEAFSDTALTKLAATSLGVKPKDITGFNLLKRSIDARSRQQVYYVLTMQVFVNEPFQDRPHLRFQYDALPANAPQAVIIGAGPAGLFAALRLIELGVKPIVLERGKDVRSRRRDLAALNKTGIVNPDSNYCFGEGGAGTYSDGKLYTRSNKRGDINRILHIFCHFGATEKIIYDAHPHIGTNKLPHIITAMREQIEACGGEVHFEQKVNDLLISDNNITGVTTTAGASFHASHVVLATGHSARDIFTMLHQRNVLIEAKPFALGVRVEHPQWLIDMAQYHCTHRGDFLPPASYSLVEQVEGRGVFSFCMCPGGIIAPAATDPGELVVNGWSPSKRDNPFANSGMVVTVDESDFAPFAKHGPLAAMYFQQQVERNAFKAGGGNFVAPAQRMSDFVEKRISSSLPECSYIPGVNSADLRTVLPASVHKRLGAAFKAFGKKMKNYYTSEAILVATESRTSSPVRIPRDNNTLMHPQVKGLYPCGEGAGYAGGIVSAAMDGERIAEVIAATVGKAH, from the coding sequence ATGATACAACAAGTCTCTCTTAAGGTACTTCCTGCGGAAGCATTTTCCGATACTGCACTTACAAAACTTGCAGCCACCTCTCTCGGCGTAAAGCCCAAAGACATTACCGGTTTTAATTTACTGAAACGTTCTATAGACGCACGCTCGCGTCAACAGGTATATTATGTATTAACCATGCAGGTGTTCGTGAACGAACCCTTCCAGGACCGGCCACACCTGCGCTTTCAATACGACGCACTGCCGGCCAACGCGCCGCAGGCTGTTATAATAGGAGCCGGTCCTGCCGGACTGTTTGCCGCCCTGCGTCTCATAGAACTCGGCGTAAAACCCATCGTACTCGAAAGAGGAAAGGATGTGCGCAGCCGCCGCCGCGACCTGGCAGCGCTGAACAAAACAGGCATCGTAAACCCGGACTCCAACTATTGCTTCGGCGAAGGCGGTGCAGGCACGTATTCCGACGGAAAGTTGTATACGCGCTCCAACAAACGCGGCGACATCAACCGTATTCTTCATATCTTTTGTCACTTCGGTGCCACAGAAAAGATCATCTACGATGCACACCCGCACATCGGCACCAACAAACTGCCGCATATCATTACGGCCATGCGCGAACAGATCGAAGCCTGTGGCGGCGAAGTGCACTTTGAACAGAAGGTAAACGACCTTTTAATCAGCGATAACAACATTACAGGCGTTACCACGACTGCCGGCGCCAGCTTTCATGCATCGCATGTGGTACTGGCTACCGGCCACTCGGCCCGTGATATCTTTACGATGCTTCACCAACGTAATGTATTAATAGAAGCCAAACCTTTTGCACTGGGGGTGCGTGTAGAACATCCGCAATGGCTGATCGATATGGCGCAGTACCACTGTACACATCGTGGCGACTTTTTGCCACCGGCCAGCTATAGCCTGGTGGAACAGGTAGAAGGCCGTGGGGTATTTTCATTTTGTATGTGCCCGGGAGGCATCATCGCTCCTGCCGCAACCGATCCGGGAGAACTGGTGGTCAATGGCTGGTCGCCTTCGAAACGTGACAATCCATTTGCCAACTCGGGTATGGTGGTTACAGTAGATGAATCAGACTTTGCCCCTTTTGCCAAACACGGCCCGCTGGCTGCCATGTACTTCCAGCAGCAGGTGGAACGTAATGCCTTTAAAGCAGGTGGCGGCAACTTCGTAGCGCCCGCACAACGCATGAGCGACTTTGTAGAGAAACGTATATCCAGTTCTTTACCGGAATGCTCTTACATCCCCGGCGTAAACAGCGCCGATCTTCGTACCGTGCTTCCGGCCTCCGTACACAAACGATTAGGCGCAGCCTTCAAAGCTTTCGGCAAAAAGATGAAGAACTATTATACATCGGAAGCCATACTCGTAGCAACCGAATCGCGTACCTCGTCCCCGGTACGCATACCCCGCGACAATAATACGCTCATGCATCCGCAGGTAAAAGGACTGTACCCCTGCGGTGAGGGCGCAGGATATGCAGGGGGAATCGTATCCGCCGCGATGGACGGTGAGCGCATTGCAGAAGTGATCGCTGCTACCGTCGGCAAAGCCCATTAA
- a CDS encoding ABC transporter permease, translating into MNKIWLIIKREYLTRVRKKAFLITTLLVPIFFAATIVIPVLIAKSGNSTQKVAVVDDSKLFDQRLADSDNVHFKFLEANADTLKKSYQSLGYNGLLHIPKLDLNRPSGIVYYSEGQMNVGVKSQLERRLNELIEERRMEVAGIDKEKLKDIRSDVDIVNKTGKDEREGSSKLAFAVGYGCGFIIYIILLVFGMSVLRGVTEEKVNRIAEVVVSSVKPFQLMMGKIFGIAAVGLTQFIIWIILIFGLYTAILLMVSPAEIQSAQSMQGSMNNEAAEEIARSLAYVGANADWLMIIICFIFYFLGGYLFYASLFAAVGSLVNEDPNDIQGLTFPITVPLIIAIVIMMGAVSDPTSKLAVWASIIPFTSPIVMMARIPYGVPGTVPVWQLALSMVMLIGGFILTTWMAGKIYRTGILMYGKKITLKEAIKWIVKK; encoded by the coding sequence ATGAACAAAATCTGGCTCATCATAAAAAGAGAATACCTTACACGCGTAAGGAAAAAAGCATTTTTGATCACGACCCTGCTCGTTCCGATCTTCTTCGCGGCGACGATTGTAATACCCGTGCTGATCGCGAAATCCGGCAACTCTACGCAAAAAGTAGCGGTGGTAGACGATAGCAAACTGTTCGACCAGCGGCTGGCCGACTCCGACAACGTACACTTCAAATTCCTGGAGGCCAATGCAGATACGCTGAAGAAGTCTTACCAGTCATTGGGATATAATGGACTGCTGCATATTCCGAAACTCGATCTGAATCGTCCGTCGGGCATTGTATATTATAGCGAAGGCCAGATGAACGTGGGCGTGAAGAGCCAACTTGAAAGAAGGCTGAACGAACTGATCGAAGAGCGTCGCATGGAAGTGGCTGGCATCGACAAAGAAAAACTGAAAGACATTCGTTCCGACGTAGACATTGTCAATAAAACAGGTAAAGATGAGCGCGAAGGCAGTTCTAAACTCGCATTTGCGGTGGGATATGGCTGCGGTTTCATTATATATATTATCCTGCTCGTATTCGGCATGTCGGTACTGCGTGGCGTAACGGAAGAGAAAGTAAACCGCATTGCAGAAGTTGTCGTATCCAGCGTAAAACCATTTCAGTTAATGATGGGTAAGATATTCGGTATCGCGGCTGTAGGACTTACCCAGTTCATCATCTGGATTATCCTGATATTTGGTTTGTATACCGCTATTCTGCTGATGGTTTCGCCCGCTGAAATCCAAAGTGCACAGTCCATGCAGGGTAGCATGAATAACGAGGCGGCCGAAGAAATTGCGCGCAGCCTGGCTTATGTAGGCGCCAATGCAGACTGGCTGATGATTATCATTTGCTTCATCTTTTACTTCCTGGGCGGATACCTGTTTTACGCATCGCTGTTCGCCGCGGTAGGCAGCCTGGTAAACGAAGATCCAAACGACATTCAGGGCCTCACCTTCCCTATTACCGTACCTTTAATTATCGCGATCGTGATCATGATGGGCGCTGTATCGGACCCGACCAGTAAACTCGCCGTGTGGGCGAGCATTATTCCATTTACATCGCCGATCGTGATGATGGCCCGTATACCGTATGGCGTACCAGGCACGGTGCCGGTCTGGCAACTGGCGCTGTCAATGGTTATGCTGATCGGCGGCTTTATTCTCACCACCTGGATGGCAGGGAAAATTTACCGGACGGGCATCCTGATGTACGGTAAAAAAATAACACTCAAAGAAGCGATTAAATGGATCGTTAAAAAATAA
- a CDS encoding acyl-CoA thioesterase, producing the protein MNFYTRKWVKPQDLNAHGTLFGGTLLAWIDEEAAIYTIIQLGTNGVVTKYMSEINFINSAKQGDIVELGIKATHFGRTSLTLTCEVRNKITQKTILTIDKIVFVSVDENGAPKAHGRTEITYTDERLRED; encoded by the coding sequence ATGAACTTTTACACACGCAAATGGGTAAAACCACAGGACCTCAACGCACACGGCACCTTATTCGGAGGCACGTTGCTGGCCTGGATTGACGAAGAAGCAGCCATCTATACTATTATACAGCTGGGCACGAATGGCGTAGTCACCAAGTACATGTCCGAAATCAACTTCATCAACTCTGCAAAACAGGGCGACATTGTAGAACTGGGTATCAAAGCCACCCATTTTGGTCGCACCTCGCTCACCCTCACCTGCGAAGTGCGTAACAAGATCACGCAAAAAACTATTCTCACAATTGATAAGATCGTTTTTGTGAGTGTGGATGAAAACGGCGCTCCCAAAGCACACGGCCGTACCGAAATTACTTATACTGACGAGCGGTTACGAGAAGATTAG